One Desulfobacterales bacterium genomic region harbors:
- the cooS gene encoding anaerobic carbon-monoxide dehydrogenase catalytic subunit gives MPDEKKVIPKKKQLEPRELTTCEATAQMLAKARNDGVELAFDRAQNMKACPIGADSACCKHCFMGPCRLNAKDPYAKVGVCGATIDTIMSRNFARAVAAGCAAHTDHGMAMLDLFREVLEGHIKDYEIKNVQKLYYVAQEMGIETEDREVKDIAMDLYKELERTYTQVDGELPFAKRVPEKTLETWRKEGIVPRGAMREIMELMHRSAIGVDQHYANITKQCSRTALADGWGGSMVATEIADILFGTPSPIAIETNMGVLKEDQVNIIVHGHEPNLFESMVASVAEPTLIQAAKDAGAKGLNLVGMCCSGLEMFSRHGTPHAGNFMSTETVLVTGAVDAMVVDVQCIKQALAQVAECYKTQLITTNPRARIEGGKHIEFHEDKPKECTDEIVLQAIGRFKNRGVEVEIPNIVNTGVHGFSHEYINYMLGGTFRASYTPLNDNIINGRIRGVAGVVGCNNPRMKQDYVHVNLVKELIKNDVLVVQTGCSQIALAKAGLTTPEAAHLAGPGLKEVCETVGMPPVLGLGACVDNSRILIACAEMVKTGGLGDSIADLPVAGCAPEYMSEKAITIGQYFVASGVFTVFGVTFPIVEGTKFHKHLFEELEELGMGKWGFATDPFEIAKMMIAHIDKKRKALGIDKARERVLMDMADRRDMDAA, from the coding sequence ATGCCAGACGAAAAAAAAGTGATTCCTAAAAAGAAACAGCTCGAGCCCAGAGAGCTCACCACCTGTGAAGCTACCGCTCAGATGCTCGCCAAGGCTCGCAATGACGGTGTCGAGCTCGCCTTTGATCGGGCGCAAAACATGAAAGCCTGTCCCATCGGGGCAGATTCAGCCTGCTGCAAGCATTGCTTTATGGGCCCCTGCCGGCTGAATGCCAAAGATCCATACGCAAAGGTGGGCGTGTGCGGTGCCACCATCGATACCATCATGTCGCGAAACTTTGCGCGTGCCGTTGCTGCCGGTTGTGCCGCCCACACCGACCACGGTATGGCCATGCTGGATTTATTCCGCGAGGTGCTGGAAGGCCACATCAAGGACTATGAGATCAAAAATGTCCAGAAATTGTATTACGTGGCTCAGGAAATGGGCATCGAAACCGAAGACCGCGAGGTCAAAGATATCGCTATGGATCTGTATAAGGAGCTGGAGCGGACCTATACCCAGGTCGATGGCGAGCTTCCGTTTGCCAAACGGGTTCCGGAAAAAACCCTGGAAACCTGGCGCAAGGAAGGTATTGTGCCCCGCGGTGCCATGCGTGAAATCATGGAGCTTATGCATCGATCTGCCATCGGCGTCGATCAGCATTACGCCAACATCACCAAGCAATGCAGCCGCACGGCCTTGGCCGACGGCTGGGGCGGTTCCATGGTGGCCACCGAGATCGCAGACATTTTATTCGGCACGCCGTCGCCGATTGCCATTGAGACCAACATGGGCGTCCTGAAAGAAGACCAGGTCAACATCATTGTTCACGGCCATGAGCCCAATCTGTTTGAATCCATGGTCGCATCGGTGGCCGAACCGACCCTGATACAGGCTGCCAAAGACGCCGGTGCCAAAGGCCTCAACCTGGTCGGGATGTGCTGCTCGGGTCTGGAAATGTTTTCACGCCACGGCACACCGCATGCCGGCAACTTCATGTCCACTGAGACCGTCCTGGTAACCGGTGCGGTGGATGCCATGGTGGTCGATGTGCAGTGTATCAAACAGGCACTGGCCCAGGTGGCGGAATGCTATAAGACCCAGTTGATCACCACCAATCCGCGCGCACGGATTGAAGGTGGCAAGCATATCGAATTTCACGAAGACAAACCCAAAGAATGCACCGATGAAATTGTCCTCCAGGCCATCGGGCGTTTTAAGAACCGGGGTGTGGAAGTGGAAATCCCCAACATCGTCAATACCGGTGTGCATGGCTTTTCCCATGAGTACATCAACTACATGCTGGGCGGAACCTTCCGCGCTTCCTACACGCCGCTGAATGACAACATCATCAACGGCCGCATCCGTGGAGTTGCCGGCGTGGTGGGATGCAACAACCCCCGCATGAAGCAGGATTATGTCCATGTCAATCTGGTCAAAGAGCTGATCAAAAACGACGTGCTGGTCGTTCAAACCGGATGTTCGCAGATTGCGCTGGCCAAAGCCGGGCTGACAACGCCTGAAGCGGCCCATCTGGCCGGTCCCGGCCTCAAGGAAGTCTGTGAAACGGTGGGTATGCCGCCGGTGCTGGGGTTAGGCGCATGTGTGGACAACAGCCGCATTCTGATCGCCTGTGCCGAAATGGTCAAAACCGGTGGTTTGGGCGACAGCATCGCCGATCTGCCGGTGGCCGGTTGCGCACCCGAGTACATGAGTGAAAAGGCCATCACCATCGGCCAGTACTTTGTGGCCTCCGGTGTGTTTACGGTCTTCGGGGTAACCTTCCCGATTGTCGAAGGTACCAAATTCCACAAGCACCTGTTTGAAGAGCTCGAAGAGCTGGGCATGGGCAAGTGGGGTTTTGCCACCGACCCGTTTGAAATTGCCAAAATGATGATCGCCCATATCGACAAGAAACGCAAAGCGCTGGGCATCGACAAGGCCCGCGAGCGCGTCCTGATGGATATGGCCGATCGCCGCGATATGGATGCAGCTTAA